A stretch of the Gemmatimonadaceae bacterium genome encodes the following:
- a CDS encoding phosphatase PAP2 family protein, producing MSETKPTWGGGTAQRTMWLIGCVLVFGALPMLADRYVYDHWYHDKIYDLDWARLLRVMGFAPTWSIAALAMWLHERPEAAQRAAARAWYLLTVPFAGGLLAEIMKLLLRRERPNVLSGDYSFRPWSEHPFSTSGLAWPSSHTMVAFAAATALARLFPRAKWVWYSLAAGCGLTRILARAHFFSDVTLGALLGWWVGWGVWFLVRPARNGEGVEA from the coding sequence ATGAGCGAGACGAAGCCGACGTGGGGCGGCGGCACGGCGCAGCGCACGATGTGGCTCATCGGATGCGTGCTGGTCTTCGGCGCGCTCCCGATGCTGGCCGATCGCTATGTCTACGACCACTGGTACCACGACAAGATCTACGACCTCGACTGGGCGCGATTGCTCCGGGTGATGGGATTCGCGCCGACGTGGAGCATCGCGGCGCTGGCGATGTGGCTGCACGAGCGGCCTGAGGCCGCGCAGCGTGCGGCGGCCCGCGCCTGGTACCTGCTGACGGTGCCGTTCGCCGGCGGCCTGCTGGCGGAGATCATGAAGCTCCTGCTGCGGCGCGAACGCCCCAACGTGCTCTCCGGCGACTACTCGTTCCGCCCGTGGAGCGAGCATCCGTTCTCCACCAGCGGCCTTGCCTGGCCGAGCAGCCACACGATGGTGGCGTTCGCCGCGGCCACCGCGCTCGCGCGCCTCTTCCCGCGCGCCAAGTGGGTCTGGTACTCCCTCGCCGCCGGCTGCGGCCTCACCCGCATCCTCGCGCGCGCACACTTCTTCAGCGACGTGACGCTGGGGGCGCTGTTGGGATGGTGGGTGGGATGGGGCGTGTGGTTCTTGGTGAGACCGGCGCGGAACGGAGAGGGGGTAGAGGCTTAG
- a CDS encoding CoA pyrophosphatase, which produces MSPPDSELSRIASALAARTPTPAPRDEPFYEAAVALVLHPGDEGLETLFIKRATRESDPWSGQIALPGGRRNPDEGSLLLTAVRETLEEIGVDLDATGTLLGELDELRPRTPVLPPIIVRPYVFAVAERPPVALSEEVAEVFWVPLREVYDPERRQEITIHFPGIHTKRSAIGIGEHVIWGMTEHILRTLEGVMR; this is translated from the coding sequence TTGTCCCCCCCAGACTCCGAACTCTCCCGCATCGCCAGCGCGCTGGCCGCCCGCACGCCGACCCCGGCGCCGCGCGACGAGCCGTTCTATGAAGCGGCCGTAGCACTCGTGCTCCATCCGGGCGACGAGGGACTCGAGACGCTCTTCATCAAGCGCGCCACGCGTGAGAGTGACCCGTGGAGCGGGCAGATCGCCCTTCCCGGCGGCCGACGGAACCCCGACGAGGGCTCGCTGCTGCTCACGGCCGTTCGCGAAACGCTCGAGGAGATCGGCGTCGATCTCGACGCCACCGGCACCCTGCTCGGCGAACTCGACGAGCTGCGCCCGCGCACGCCGGTGCTGCCGCCCATCATCGTGCGCCCGTATGTCTTCGCCGTTGCGGAGCGGCCTCCGGTCGCACTGAGCGAGGAAGTGGCCGAGGTGTTCTGGGTGCCGTTGCGCGAGGTGTACGATCCCGAACGCCGGCAGGAGATCACCATTCATTTTCCGGGCATTCACACCAAGCGGTCGGCCATCGGCATTGGCGAGCATGTCATCTGGGGGATGACCGAGCATATCCTGCGCACCCTCGAGGGAGTGATGCGATGA
- a CDS encoding cupin domain-containing protein, whose translation MRRLFAAVAVLAAVCSVNAPMRAQVAPAAPAAPAAPAAPASPLKRTVLQTHALASAPGLEGVLVQAELAVGGAAPRHTHPGEEFVYVLEGTATFDLAGQPLLAIKAGDSFVIPPNTPHVATNTGKRPLKLLSTYIVPSGKPLATPAPLPPPAQ comes from the coding sequence ATGCGCCGTCTCTTCGCCGCGGTCGCCGTGCTGGCTGCCGTCTGCAGTGTCAATGCGCCGATGCGCGCCCAGGTTGCGCCAGCGGCGCCAGCGGCGCCAGCGGCGCCGGCCGCCCCGGCGTCCCCGCTCAAGCGCACGGTGCTACAGACGCATGCGCTCGCCTCGGCGCCGGGACTCGAGGGGGTGCTGGTGCAAGCCGAGCTCGCGGTCGGCGGGGCGGCGCCGCGCCACACGCACCCGGGCGAGGAGTTCGTATACGTCCTCGAGGGGACGGCCACCTTCGACCTGGCCGGGCAGCCGCTGCTCGCCATCAAGGCGGGCGATTCGTTCGTCATTCCGCCAAACACGCCGCACGTCGCCACCAACACGGGAAAGCGTCCGCTGAAGCTGCTGAGCACCTATATCGTTCCCTCCGGCAAGCCGCTGGCGACGCCGGCTCCGCTTCCGCCGCCGGCGCAATAG